The following nucleotide sequence is from Mycobacterium sp. 3519A.
CACTGCAGAATTCGTACGCACGCACCGCACCGGTGCTGATCGCGTCGGCGTCGACCGTCGCGATCGCACTGTGTTGCCTGGTGTTCACCAAGATCGGATTGCTGCGCAGCGCAGGCATTCCCTGCGCAATCGCCATCGCGGTCACCGCCCTTGCCTCACTGACCCTCACGCCGGCACTGCTGAAAATCGCGGCGTGGCGCGGACTGTGCGAGCCGACGCGATCGCACAGCGTGCGCCGCTGGCGGCGGCTTGGCACCGCGATAGTGCGTTGGCCTGCACCGATTTTCGTCTCTGCCAGCGTGCTTCTGTTGGTATGCGCGGTGCCCGCACTCGGCCTGCGGTTGAGCTACGACGAGCGCGCGGGCCAGCCCCGATCGTCGGATTCCAACCTCGGATACCAGGCCGCGGACCGTCATTTCCCTGCCAACAGCCTGCTCCCTCAGTATGTGTTGATCGAGACCGATCACGACATGCGCAACCCGGCGGGGCTGATCGCGATCGAAGGTGTCACCCGCCACCTCATGGCGATACCCGGAGTGCGCGCGGTGCAGTCCGCGAGCAGGCCGACCGGAGCGCCCCCTCCCGGCGCCGCGCTCACCGACCAGGCGGGGCTCATCGGTCGTCAGATCAAGGACGGAATGTCTTCGCTCCAAACCGCACTGGACAGCATCGACAGGACCGAGACGACTCTGTCCCAACTCTCCGACGCCCTGCAGCAGCTGAACACCGGCCTGGCGGGCACCGTCGACGGTCTGCAACGGATCAACGCCGGGGCGCAGAACACCAAGAACGGTGCAACCGGGTTGCACGGCATCACCGATTCCATCTCCGAGGAGCTCACGCCGCTGCGCGACTTCGTCGGTGCCACACCGGACTGCGCCACCAACACCATCTGCGCACTGGTCGACCGCGTGATCGTTCCGGTGGACGCGGCCGTGACGAGCACTCAACAACTCGAACAGGGCACCACGCAACTCGTCGACGGATCCGACCAGGCGGCCCATGCGCTGGCCACGGCCACCACGGCGATATCGACGACACGCGCGAAAATGAGCCAGGCGCGCCAGGTGATCACGTCACTGAGCCTGAACACCGGATCCGCGCTACCCCAATTCAGTCAACTCGCCGACTATCTGACCGCGCTCGCCGCGGACTTCGCAGGTAGCCCGGACCGCGGCTTCTACCTTCCCGAGGCTGCCCTGCGCGACCCTGGATTCCAACGCGCGGCCCGGCTGCTCTTCTCACCGGACGGTCACGCAACGAGGCTGCTCGTATTCACCGAAGGCGACGCATGGAGCCAGTCGGCCGCCGACCAGACCGCGCGCATCCGATCCGCCGTTCACGAAGCCACCAAGGAAGGAACGCTGCGCCACAACGTCGTGCGCATCACCGGTGTCGGGGCCTACACGTCGGATCTGCAGAAGACCCTGGCCCGCGATATGGCTTTGCTCGTGACGGTCGCGCTGGCTTTGATCTTCGTGGTCGCGTTGTTGCTCATCCGCAGCCCGGTCGCGGCCATCACCGTCGTCGCCACCGTCGGTCTGTCCTACCTGTCGGCGCTCGGCGCCACCGTCGCGATCTGGACGGGTCTGCTCGGGCAGCACATCCATTGGGCGGTGCCGCCGTTGGCGTTCGTCGCGCTCGTCGCGGTCGGCACCGACTACAACCTGCTGATGACCGCCCGGCTCAAGGAAGAGGCGCCCGCAGGTCTCAAGACCGGTATGGTGCGCGCCTTCGCAGGCACCGGCGGCGTGGTCACCACCGCAGGAGTGGTGTTCGCCCTCACCATGCTCGGCCTGCTGGCCAGCGGCGTCAGCAGCATCGCCCAGATCGGAACCGCCGTTGGCATCGGCTTGATCATCGACACCCTGGTGGTTCGCGCGCTGATCTTCCCGGCCCTGGCCCGGCTGCTGGGCCGATGGTTCTGGTGGCCGCAGCTGCAGCCGGCGCTCCGACCCCCCCGAACCGAGCGCACGCCCTAGGGAGCTTCGTCGGCCGCCGACGCCGTCGTCGCCGCGGGCCGTGCGGGCATGGCGCCATTGCCGTTGAGCGACTCGGCCTTCTCCTCCAGCCACCACCGGAACCGCTTGGCGTGGGTGACCGGCGCGGGCCACTCCTCCTCGATCGCCGCGTTGAGTTCGGCGCCGAGCATGATCGCGAACCCGAGGAAGAAGGCGAACAACAGGAACGCGATCGGCGTCGCGAGCGCGCCGTAGGTGTAGCCGGTGCTGGTGATCCAGGTCAGATAGACCCGCAGCCCGAAGGTGGCGATCAGAAACACCACCGCGGCGAGCACCGACCCGATGAGCAGCCGATGCGAGGGCAGCGGCTTGGGCAGCGACACCCGGTAGAGGACGTTCACGGCCAACACCAGGCCCAAGAACATCACCGGGTAGTAGCCGTACGCCAGCGCGTTGTCCCAGCTGTCAGGGAGGTACTCGGCGACCTTGCGCGGCCCGAGAGCGAGGAACGGGGCCGACACGATCGCGCCGACGAGCATCACCACGTACAGGCCGAGCGCGTAGAACCGCTGCCGCACCGGATGCCGCAGCGGTGTCTGATCGTGTGCCTCGGTGATCGAGTCGACGAACGCGGAGATCGCCGACGAGCCCGCCCACAACGAGATGACGAACCCGAGAGAGACCACCTCGCCACGGGCACCCCTGACGATGTCGTGCACGGTGGGCGCGATGATCTCGCTGACGACGTTGCGCGAGAAGAACCTGCCCGCCGTGCTGATCAGCTGCTCCTGAATGGTCGGCAGCGTGTCAGGGCCGAACAGCGGCGCGATGTACGCCAGGCTCCCAAGCATCCCCAACAGCAGGGGAGGCAGGGACAGCGCACACCAGAACGCCGCCTGCGCGGACTCCGAGAAGATCGAATCGTCCCAGCTTTTCGACAACGTCCGCCGAACGATATGACCGATGTGGTGACGGGACGGCGGTACCGGTAGCGGCTGTGACTGGTCACTCATGACCAGTCCAGCATTGCCTATTCGGTGCTACGGCTCCAGCGGGCTGACTTCGATGACCGCTGCCAGCTCGACCAGCTTGGCCTCGTGCTCGTTCGCGTGGTGCTGGCAGAACAGCAACTCGGCACCCGAGGGAAGCTTTGCGCGTACACGTGCGGCCGCTCCGCAGCGATCGCAGCGGTCAGCCCTGGTGAGTTCGGGACTGGTGAGCGTTGCGTTCATGGCGACCTCCGTAATGCTTCGCGTATATCCACTGTCTCAGACGTTTTCGGTTCCGGCCTTGTTCCCCGACTGTTTACGGGTGTGTCGTGTCTCACGGTTGCGTCGATTTGCAGCGGGTGCAGGCTGGCGGTATGCAAACCGCTCCCGGCGTCCTGGTCCACCTGTGCAGCAACGATGACTGGGAGGTCGGACAGCGGTTAGGCGCGCTGCGTCCGGAGTCGCTGGAAACGGTCGGTTTCGTCCATCTGTCGGCGCCTGAGCAGGTGCATCTGCCGGCCAACCGGCTCTACGCCGGTCGCACCGATCTGGTGCTGTTGCGCATCGACGCGGCACGGCTGTCCTCTCCGGTTCGCTGGGAGCCTGGTGTCCCGACCGATCCTGCTGGCATGGTGTTCCCTCATCTGTACGGAGAATTACCCGTTCACGCTGTGATAAACGTCACGCCCTACGTGCCGGACGAAACCGGCCGGTTTGGGGCGCTAACGGGTTAGCGGTCCACGTACGCATCGGCCTCGATCTCGACCATCAGGTCCTGGGCGATGAGCGCCGACACCTCCACCATGGTGGTGACCGGGCGGATGTCGCCGAAGAACTCGGCGTGCACCGCGCCGACCTCCCGCCACAGCGCGATGTCGGTGACGTACATCCGGGTGCGGACCACGTCGGTCAGCGACGCGCCGGCCTCCTGCAGCGCAATGCCGATGCGGCGCAACGCATCTCGTGCCTGAGTGGCGGCATCCGGGCCCGCTCCGGTGGTGCCTGCCACCGCGATGTACGGGCCCGTGCGGACCGCGCGCGAGTAGCCGACGAACGACTCGTACTCCGTGCCGGAGGCCACCGTTTGGCGCTGCGTCATCCGTACAAACTAGCGGCGCGGGCCGCCGGTGCAAGAGGTTTACACTTCGGTCGTTGACTGACAACTTAGACTCACTCTCCGTGGGTATTTTGTTGGGCTTCGCGCCGTGGATCGTCTACTGGGTGCTTGTCGGCAACGTTCCCTTCACGACGGCGGTGTTGGTCGCGCTCGCGGTCGCCGTGTTGTCGTTCGTGGTCGGGCGGATCAGGGGAGCGCCGGGCCGAACACTCGAAATCGGCGCGGTCGCAACGTTTTTGGTCCTCACCGCATTGACGTTCGCGGTGAGTCAGTCGTTCATGGAGCGGTGGATCCAGCCGCTGAGCAACGTCGGGATCTTCCTGGTCGCGTTGGTCAGCGCGCTGATGGGCAGGCCGTTCGTGCGTGAGATCGCCGAAGTGGACCAGCCGAAGGAAGTGGTCGAGAGCGACCTGTTCCGTCGCATCACGTCGCTGCTGACGTGGATCTGGATCGCGGCCTTCGCCGGCATGACGGTGTCCTCGGCGATCCCGCCGATCGTGCAGGGCGACGCGACGATCCTCGACACCAAGACCCCGCTGTCGTTCGTCTGCTACTGGGTCCTTCCGTTCTCGTTCCTCGGGTTGGCCGCGCTGGCGTCGAAGGTGCTGCCAGAGAGAATGGTGCCGCCAGAGGAGGACATCGTGCGCAAGACGACGTTCGTCGCCTTCGCCGAGGCCGAGATCGATCAACTGATGTATCTGGCCACCGAACACGCCAACCGTGAGGTCGGCCCGGGCAAGGAGGCCTACGACATCAGGATCGGCAGCAAGGGTGTGCCGTTGGTCGGCGACGAGACCCGCGAGTCGTGGCCGTCGACGTACAAGGTGCGCGACAAGAGGCGCTGACACAGCCGCGTCACAGACACGCCGGGCCACGGAATAAACCGCGCGACGGCGCCGTCGCAGGTCGTATGACACGACCGATCCGCATCGCCGCCCAGATTCCGCCCGCCGCGACACCCACCTACGCGGCGTGGCGCGACACCATCCTGCGCGCGGAAGACCTGGGCACCGACGCCATCCTCGGCTACGACCACTTCCTGGTCCCCGCGGTCACCGGTCGAGACAAGAACGGGCGGCCCATCACCGACCCGAACCCGCCGGTGCAGAACAACTTCGAGGCCTGGACCGCGCTGGCGTCCTGGGCGGAGATCACCAGTCGCGCCGAACTGGGCCTGCTGGTCGGCGGCGCGGGATTCCGCAATCCCGACCTGGTCGCCGACATGGCCCGCACCATCGACCACATCAGCGGCGGCCGCCTTATCCTCGGTCTCGGCGCCGGGTGGTACGAACCGGACTACACCGAATACGGCTACGAGTACGGCACGGTGTCGTCGCGACACGAGTTGTTCATCGATGCGCTCGAGCGCATCGAGAACCGGTTACCCAACCTGATGCCGCCGCCGCTGCGCAAGATTCCGGTGTTGATCGGCGGCGGCGGCGAGAAGAAGACGATCCCGGCCGCCGCACGGTTCGCCGACATCTGGCACACCGGCGGCGAATTGGACCTGTTCGTGCGCAAGACCGCGATCCTCGCCGCAGAGGCCGCCAAGATCGGACGCGACGACACCGAGATCGAACGCGCCGTGTCGTGGGTCAGCACCGAGACAGCGGACGGCTACGCCGATGCCGGCGCCACGATGTTCACCGTGTCGGTGTTCGGTTCGCCGGACGGATACGACCTGGCGGAGTTGAAAGCCGCTCTGGCGTGGCGTGATTCGCGGGGCTGATCAGATCGGGACGGCTTCGACGATCGATATCGGATTGGCCGTGTGCACGACGCGGTCCAGCCGGAATCCGGCCCGGGCCAACAGCTTCTCCCATTCGGCCTGAGTGCGTTCCCTGCCGCCGACGGCGATCAGCATCTCGAGATCGATCATCAAGCCCAGATCTGAGGTGGAGCGTTCCGGCAGAACGCTTTCCAACAGCAGCAGCTTGCCGCTGGCTGGGATTGCGCTGCGGATGTTGGACAGGATCTTCAGTGCGTCGTCGTCGCTCCAGTCGTGCAGGATCTGCTTCATCAGATATGCGTCGCCGCCGTCGGGCACCGAGTCGAAGAACGAACCGCCGACCACCTCGCAGCGCGCGGCGACACCCGCCTTGGTGAGTTCTCCTCCGGCGCCGTCCACCACGGCGGGCAGGTCGAAGAGCACGCCGCGGGCGGCCGTCGCCTTCGACAGGATCATCGCGAGCAGCCTGCCGTGCCCGCCGCCGACGTCGACGATGCGGCGGAAGCCGCTGAAGTCGTAGGCCGCGAGCACCGCGTAGATGGCGAATTCGCTGCCCGCCGTCATCGCGTTGTTGAACGCCGACGCGAGATCCGGGTCGGTTTCGACGTATTCGAAGAACGGCATGCCGCGCAGCATGTCCACCGACGGCTTGCCGGTCTGCACCGAGTACAGCAGGTTGCCCCAGTCCTCCCAGCGCAGCGGATGGCCGAAGAACAACGCGAAGTCACGCACCGAACCGGGGGTGCCCGTCCTCAGCGCCTTGCCGATCGACGTCAGCTTGAAGGTGTTGTCGGCGCGGTGCCGAAACACACCGCGCGATGCCAGCGCACGCATCAACCGGTAGGTCGCATCGGTGTCGGTGCCCACACGGCGGGCCACTTCGGTCGCCGACAGTGCACCGTCGGCCAACTGGTCCGGGATGCCGAGTTTCACCGCGACGTAGATCGCCTGCGTGGTCCATCCGCCGGTCAGCAATTCGAGCGTGTTGACCGCTCCAGGCGCGAGTAGACGACTCAACTGCTGGGTGGCGGAGCGAACCGCGTTGAGGGCGCGGACAACCGGAACGGGCGGGATCATCGGAGGCTTTTCAGGCACGGCGAGACCTTACCCTTTCAGCAACCTCACAGGAACATCCGCCCCGCGGCGTGTTACTGCTGTTCGAGTCGGTCCATCATCGCGACGGCGGTTTTGATCCGCTCGACGCCCTTGTCCCGGTAGGACACCACGGTGTTGGCCTGCTCCTGGGTCATGGCGGGATTGACCGTCACGCATTCGCGGTCGAAGTCGCGGAAGTGTCCGACGGCTTCCCTGAGCACCGTCGTCACGTCGTCGTCGGGGGAGGGCAGTTCCTGCTCCAGCCTGCTCACGCCGTCGGCGAACGACCGGCAGGCGTTCTGGGCGCCTGCGTAGTCGTCGGTGCGCACCGCCCCTTCGAACCAGGCCATCGCATCGTTCATCTTGTCGATGGTCGGCTGGGCCTGATTGCGCCATGCCTTCAGCGTGTCGGCATGCGACGGCCCGCTGGGTTCCGTTGACGAACAGGCGGTCAACGCGGCCAGCAGCGCGGCGACCGCGATGACGCGCACAGGTGAAACGCGAATGGCTAGTCCAGGTAGTCGCGCAGCACCTGAGAACGGCTGGGGTGGCGCAACTTTGACATCGTCTTCGACTCGATCTGCCGGATCCGCTCACGGGTGACGCCGTACACCTGACCGATCTCGTCGAGCGTGCGCGGCTGACCGTCGGTGAGGCCGAACCGCAACCGCACCACGCCGGCTTCGCGCTCGGACAGCGTCTCGAGCACCGACTGCAGCTGATCCTGAAGCAGCGTGAAGCTCACCGCGTCGACCGCGACAACCGCCTCGGAGTCCTCGATGAAATCGCCCAGCTGCGAATCGCCTTCGTCGCCGATGGTCTGGTCCAGCGAGATCGGCTCACGCGCGTACTGCTGGATCTCCAGCACCTTCTCCGGCGTGATGTCCATCTCCTTGGCCAGCTCTTCGGGAGTGGGTTCGCGACCCAGATCCTGCAGCAGCTCACGCTGGATGCGGCCGAGCTTGTTGATCACCTCGACCATGTGCACCGGGATGCGGATGGTGCGGGCCTGGTCGGCCATCGCGCGGGTGATCGCCTGCCGGATCCACCAGGTGGCGTAGGTGGAGAACTTGTAACCCTTTGTGTAGTCGAACTTTTCGACCGCACGGATCAGGCCGAGGTTGCCTTCCTGGATGAGGTCCAGGAACGCCATGCCGCGGCCGGTGTAGCGCTTGGCCAGCGACACCACCAGACGCAGGTTGGCTTCGAGCAGGTGGTTCTTGGCGCGGTCGCCGTCGCGGCAGATCCACATCATGTCGCGGCGCTGCGCAGCGGGCAGCTTCTCGCCCTTTTCGGCCAGCTCGGCCATCAGCTGGGTGGCGTACAGGCCCGCTTCGATGCGCTTGGCCAGCTCGACTTCTTCCTCGGCGTTGAGCAGCGCGACCTTGCCGATCTGCTTGAGGTACGCGCGCACCGAGTCGGCCGATGCGGTGAGCTCGGCGTCCTTGCGGGCCTGCCGCAGCGCCTCGGACTCCTCTTCGTCCCAGACGAAGTCGCCGGAGGCCTTGTCCTTCTCGCTGGGCTCGGCGATCTCGTCGTCCTCGGTCGCCGCAGCGCCCTTGGCGGCAGCGGCCTTGGGCTCCGCCCCTTCCTCGGCGCTGTCGTCGTCGGCGGCTTCCTCTTCGCCTGCCTCGTCGTCGACCTCGAGGTCCTCCAGGTCGAGATCCGCGTCCTCGAGGTCCTCGCCGGGCTCGGCCTCGAGATCGTCGTCGCTCTCGATCTCTTCGGTGAGATCTTCGTCGACAGTGCCCTCGGGCGAAGTGGCCTTCTTGGCGCGAGTACGCGGGGCCGGACCGTCGGCCTTGGCCTTGGCAGCCTTGGCGGGCGCCTTGGTGGCCTTCGCGGCCTTGGTGGCCCGCTTCGCGGGCGCAGCGCCATTGGCCGACTTCACCGCGGTCTTTTTGGCGGGGGCCTTGGTAGCGGTGCGCTTCACCGGCTCATCGGTTGCCGGGCGTGCCTTTGTCGCTGCCACGTACACCCTTTCGATCTTGCAATTTTCGACGGGCACGGTCGTGCACCATCGAAAAGCGTCGGCTATGTCGAATATTGGCGGTTGATCTCGCCGCTATCCGGATGCGGCCGCCGTCGACCATTGTAACGACTGTGTGAGGTACCGCCGTGTTGAGCGGCAAATTTGGCGCGTCGGTCGGTGCGCTACTTGGCGGTAGCGGTGACGTCGACGTCAGCGGCCATCGCAGCGCCGACGATGCCAGCGGTGTTCTGCAGTGCGGCGGCCACCACGGGCGTCCGGTTCTTCAACAGCGGAATCCACTTGTCGGCCTTGCGGCTGATGCCGCCGCCCGCGATGAACAGGTCGGGCCAGATCGCGTTTTCGATTGCAATGAGCACGCTGGTCACCTCTTTTGTCCAGCGCTCGTAGCTCCAGCCCTTCTTTTCCTTGATCGACGACGCCGCGCGGTGTTCGGCCTCTTTACCGCCGACCTCGATATGACCGAACTCGGTGTTCGGCAGCAGCACGCCGTTGTGGATGACCGCGGAACCGATCCCGGTGCCGAAGGTGAGCAGCACGATCACCCCGGAGTTGTCCCTGCCCGCGCCGAACTTCTCCTCGGCAAGGCCGGCGGCGTCCGCGTCGTTGAGCACCGTGACCTGTTGGCCATCGAGCGCGGACGCGAATGCTTCCCGCACATTCACCCCGAGCCAGCGCTTGTCGACGTTGGCCGCCGTGCGCACGATGCCGTCGGTGATGACGCCGGGATAGGTGACGCCGAGTTTCTCGGTCCAGCCGAATTCCTTGACCACCGCGGCGACGGTCTTGGCGACCGAATCCGGAGTCGCCGGTTGCGGGGTCTCCAACTTGAAGCGGTCGCCGATCAACTTCCCGGTGTCCAGGTCGACGATGCCGCCCTTGACCCCGCTTCCGCCGACGTCGATGCCGAATCCTCGGCGTTGGGCGCCACCGCCGTTGGTGCTGGGGTCGGCGGCGGCTGGTTCGGTCGCGGTCATGAGCGCTCCTAAGGCGGGCAGGTCGGACGCGCCACACACATTAGTAGCTCCGGAATGTGCTGCGATGGACGAGTGACGGAAAATGACACCGATTTCCTTGAGTTGCGCTCGGTCGCGGAGCGATTGGCGGGGGAGGCCGCCGACTTCGTCCGCCGCCGCCGCGTCGAGGTGTTCGGAAATCCTGCGCCCGACGCCGCTGCCACCGTGCGGACCAAGAGCACACCCACCGACCCTGTCACCGTCGTCGACACCGAAACCGAGCGACTGCTGCGCGACCGGTTGGCAGAACTGCGTCCCGGTGAGGACATCCTCGGTGAGGAGGAAGGCGGTGCGACCGGCTTACGGAAGGGTCTGACCTGGGTGCTCGACCCGATCGACGGCACGGTGAACTTCGTCTACGGCCTGCCTCAGTACGCGGTGTCGGTGGGGGTGCTGCGCGACGGCACCCCGATCGCGGGGGCGGTGGCCGATGTTCCCGGCAAGACGCTGTTCTCGGCGGCGCGGGGGCACGGCGCGCGAATGCTGCGCGACGGCGTGACCACCCCGCTGAGGTCGAGCGCGGCCGTGGACCTGTCAATGTCGTTGATAGGCACCGGGTTCTCGTACGCACCGGACCAACGGGCGCGTCAGGCCCAGGTGCTGGCCAGGCTGCTGCCCGCGGTGCGCGATGTGCGACGGATGGGCTCGGCCGCGCTGGATCTGTGCATGGTCGGGGCGGGCCAACTCGACGGCTACTACGAGGACGGCGTGCACTTGTGGGACTGGGCGGCGGGCGCGCTGGTCGCCGCCGAGGCCGGCGCGGTCATGCGGCTACCCACCGCCGACGGCTCGAGCGGCTTCATCGCGGCCGCCGCGCCCGGTATCGCCGACGCGCTGATGGCCGCCCTCGGTGATCCGTTCTGACGCGAATCCCGTTGCACCCCAACGGGTTCAGCAGGCAGCCGAGTGGATCTTCTTCAGCAGCGCCGGGTCCGCGGCCTGGGTGGCGTCGGGGCGCAGGCTGGCCAGCACCGCGTCGATGTCGTCGCTGTGGGTCAGCTCGGTGAACTCGGTGCCGATCGCCAGGTCGACGGTGTTGTCGGTGCGCTGATCCTGGAACAGCTCGGTGCACGGAGCCACCAGCCACACCGCCGCGGCGGCGGCGCGCCCGGACGGACCGAACCGGATCTGCCCCTGACATTCCAGCCGCGCCTTGACGTACACGGTGTCGTTGGCCGCGGCCGGGTCGGCGAAGCCGAGGTCGCGAAGTTCGCCCGCCACCTCGGCGGCCTGGCCGCCCTGGCCGCTGGCGTTGAGGACGCGGATCTTGGCGTCGGCCAGCTTGGCGGGCGTCACATCGGTCATATCGGCGCGCGTGACCTGCTCACCGAGCTGCGGCGCGGGGGCCGACGGATCAGCGGGCGGCGGCGGATTGCAGACCGTGGCTTCGCGGATGTCCGGCGGTCGGCTCAGCGCCATCACCCAGACCAACAGCGTCACCACCGCGAGGGCGACGAACAGCAATATCCCGGGCAGGTAATTACGCCGGCGGAACGGTCGACCGCGTTTGTCGAACGCGGTGCCCTCGGTGATTTGCGCGACCACGCCTGCACTCTAAGGCCAAAGACAGGGGGCCCTTCCTGCGGCGACATCTAGACTGTGACATAAATCACACTGGAACGGGTATCAGAACGGGCACGAATCGTTTGGGGAATGCGTTCGACGCTGGTACAAAGCTCTGCTGCAAGGTCTGACGGAGGGGACAAGACATGGCTACCGATTACGACGCCCCGCGGCGCACCGAGACCGACGACGTTTCCGAGGATTCGCTCGAGGAACTGAAGGCGCGGCGTAACGAGGCCCAGTCCGCGGTTGTGGACGTCGACGAGTCCGAATCCGCCGAATCCTTCGAGCTGCCGGGCGCCGATCTGTCCGGCGAGGAATTGTCTGTGCGGGTGATCCCGAAGCAGGCCGACGAGTTCACATGCTCGAGCTGTTTTCTGGTGCATCACCGCAGCAGGCTGGCCAGCGAGAAGAACGGCGTGATGATCTGCACCGACTGCGCGGCCTGAGCGGAACTCAAGCGCGCAGCGCGGCCAGCACTCGGTCGGGATGACGGCAGCTCACCAACCAGTACGGCGTCGGATCGTCGGGATCATCGAGGACAAGAAGAACCATGGGGCCGACCCATGCCCGGTGCACCACATAAGCGGCGGGGTCCAGCTGTCGGCCCAGCGCGGCCGACTTGGCGGTCTTGGGCACTTCGGCCGACCGCGTGATCACGCTGACGGGCAGGTGCGCACCGCCGGCCCACAACTCGGTCTCGCCGTCGGTGCTGACCACCTTGACCTCGATCCTGCCGAACCACAGCAGCAGGACCGCGGCGACGGGCAGCAAAACGGCGAACGGCACCCAGTTGGGCAGCGATTGCACGCCCTGATTGACCTCGAGCGCGATCAACGCGGCGAGGCCGAAGCCGGGTGGCCACCACCACCAGGGCACGCGCAACCGTTCGCGGTAGCGCACAGTTTGCGCCGTGGCGCGCGTGTCGGACACGCGGCCAAGAGTAATCTCTGACGTCGTGTCCACCTCTCTGGCGGTCGTGCGCCTTGATCGCGATCTGCCGATGCCCAGCCGAGCCCACGACGGCGACGCGGGCATCGACCTGTTCAGCGCGCTCGACGTCGAACTCGCGCCCGGTCAGCGGGCGCTGGTGCCGACCGGTATCGCCGTCGCCATCCCGCACGGCATGGTCGGGCTCGTCCACCCGCGCTCGGGTTTGGCTGCGCGCGTTGGGCTTTCGATCGTCAACAGCCCCGGCACCATCGACGCGGGCTACCGCGGTGAGATCAAGGTGTCGTTGATCAACCTGGATCCCGAAACACCGATCCTGGTGAACCGGGGTGACCGGATCGCCCAGCTGTTGGTGCAGCGGGTCGAGTTGCCCGAACTGGTCGAGGTGACGTCATT
It contains:
- a CDS encoding RND family transporter translates to MESLGRIVTRHAPWVVLIWLLATCAANLAVPQIEHVVREHAKPFFASDSPAVSAAVQMGRDFDDSTTNNVAYVVLESSAPIGDADHQYYQHLVDSLRADRAHVESVMDLWSDPYSAAIAEGSDHRAVTMLVRLCGDIGDAQATAAVAAVRHTLDQLPRPAGLQVRLSGPGATVVDEFASIANRLITITIVTVIVIAMLLLAVYRSVTVCAVVLTTIGLALAAARALVAALGQAGVVEVSTFSVSLMAAMVLGAGTDYTIFIIGRYHEQRRRGVASEVALQNSYARTAPVLIASASTVAIALCCLVFTKIGLLRSAGIPCAIAIAVTALASLTLTPALLKIAAWRGLCEPTRSHSVRRWRRLGTAIVRWPAPIFVSASVLLLVCAVPALGLRLSYDERAGQPRSSDSNLGYQAADRHFPANSLLPQYVLIETDHDMRNPAGLIAIEGVTRHLMAIPGVRAVQSASRPTGAPPPGAALTDQAGLIGRQIKDGMSSLQTALDSIDRTETTLSQLSDALQQLNTGLAGTVDGLQRINAGAQNTKNGATGLHGITDSISEELTPLRDFVGATPDCATNTICALVDRVIVPVDAAVTSTQQLEQGTTQLVDGSDQAAHALATATTAISTTRAKMSQARQVITSLSLNTGSALPQFSQLADYLTALAADFAGSPDRGFYLPEAALRDPGFQRAARLLFSPDGHATRLLVFTEGDAWSQSAADQTARIRSAVHEATKEGTLRHNVVRITGVGAYTSDLQKTLARDMALLVTVALALIFVVALLLIRSPVAAITVVATVGLSYLSALGATVAIWTGLLGQHIHWAVPPLAFVALVAVGTDYNLLMTARLKEEAPAGLKTGMVRAFAGTGGVVTTAGVVFALTMLGLLASGVSSIAQIGTAVGIGLIIDTLVVRALIFPALARLLGRWFWWPQLQPALRPPRTERTP
- a CDS encoding YihY/virulence factor BrkB family protein; its protein translation is MSDQSQPLPVPPSRHHIGHIVRRTLSKSWDDSIFSESAQAAFWCALSLPPLLLGMLGSLAYIAPLFGPDTLPTIQEQLISTAGRFFSRNVVSEIIAPTVHDIVRGARGEVVSLGFVISLWAGSSAISAFVDSITEAHDQTPLRHPVRQRFYALGLYVVMLVGAIVSAPFLALGPRKVAEYLPDSWDNALAYGYYPVMFLGLVLAVNVLYRVSLPKPLPSHRLLIGSVLAAVVFLIATFGLRVYLTWITSTGYTYGALATPIAFLLFAFFLGFAIMLGAELNAAIEEEWPAPVTHAKRFRWWLEEKAESLNGNGAMPARPAATTASAADEAP
- a CDS encoding DUF952 domain-containing protein — translated: MQTAPGVLVHLCSNDDWEVGQRLGALRPESLETVGFVHLSAPEQVHLPANRLYAGRTDLVLLRIDAARLSSPVRWEPGVPTDPAGMVFPHLYGELPVHAVINVTPYVPDETGRFGALTG
- a CDS encoding RidA family protein, with the translated sequence MTQRQTVASGTEYESFVGYSRAVRTGPYIAVAGTTGAGPDAATQARDALRRIGIALQEAGASLTDVVRTRMYVTDIALWREVGAVHAEFFGDIRPVTTMVEVSALIAQDLMVEIEADAYVDR
- a CDS encoding LLM class F420-dependent oxidoreductase produces the protein MTRPIRIAAQIPPAATPTYAAWRDTILRAEDLGTDAILGYDHFLVPAVTGRDKNGRPITDPNPPVQNNFEAWTALASWAEITSRAELGLLVGGAGFRNPDLVADMARTIDHISGGRLILGLGAGWYEPDYTEYGYEYGTVSSRHELFIDALERIENRLPNLMPPPLRKIPVLIGGGGEKKTIPAAARFADIWHTGGELDLFVRKTAILAAEAAKIGRDDTEIERAVSWVSTETADGYADAGATMFTVSVFGSPDGYDLAELKAALAWRDSRG
- a CDS encoding methyltransferase produces the protein MIPPVPVVRALNAVRSATQQLSRLLAPGAVNTLELLTGGWTTQAIYVAVKLGIPDQLADGALSATEVARRVGTDTDATYRLMRALASRGVFRHRADNTFKLTSIGKALRTGTPGSVRDFALFFGHPLRWEDWGNLLYSVQTGKPSVDMLRGMPFFEYVETDPDLASAFNNAMTAGSEFAIYAVLAAYDFSGFRRIVDVGGGHGRLLAMILSKATAARGVLFDLPAVVDGAGGELTKAGVAARCEVVGGSFFDSVPDGGDAYLMKQILHDWSDDDALKILSNIRSAIPASGKLLLLESVLPERSTSDLGLMIDLEMLIAVGGRERTQAEWEKLLARAGFRLDRVVHTANPISIVEAVPI
- a CDS encoding RNA polymerase sigma factor; translation: MAATKARPATDEPVKRTATKAPAKKTAVKSANGAAPAKRATKAAKATKAPAKAAKAKADGPAPRTRAKKATSPEGTVDEDLTEEIESDDDLEAEPGEDLEDADLDLEDLEVDDEAGEEEAADDDSAEEGAEPKAAAAKGAAATEDDEIAEPSEKDKASGDFVWDEEESEALRQARKDAELTASADSVRAYLKQIGKVALLNAEEEVELAKRIEAGLYATQLMAELAEKGEKLPAAQRRDMMWICRDGDRAKNHLLEANLRLVVSLAKRYTGRGMAFLDLIQEGNLGLIRAVEKFDYTKGYKFSTYATWWIRQAITRAMADQARTIRIPVHMVEVINKLGRIQRELLQDLGREPTPEELAKEMDITPEKVLEIQQYAREPISLDQTIGDEGDSQLGDFIEDSEAVVAVDAVSFTLLQDQLQSVLETLSEREAGVVRLRFGLTDGQPRTLDEIGQVYGVTRERIRQIESKTMSKLRHPSRSQVLRDYLD